ACGAGATTCGTAAATACGGAGACAAGCGGCAGGACCTCGGCGGGAAACATGACCTTCTTGATGAGGTTGCCTCCCGAGACGATCGACAGTGTCGCATCGTTAATGGAGCTGGAGAACCATATCCAGGGCAGAAGCCCCGAGAGTAGGAACGACGCGTATTTCGGCATTCCAAATCGCAAGAAGACCATGAAGACGGTCGCATAGACGGCCATGAGAAGGAGGGGATTTATGAAGGACCATAGCAATCCAAGCAGGGAGCTTCGATACCTTGCCTTCAGCTCCCTCGACACGAGAGCCTGGACGAGCGCCCTGTGCCTGTAAATGCTCACGATGCTGTCTATCATTCCTGTGCTTCCCCAATGAGGCTCATATACTTAATCGGCGATTGTATAGTGCTCGAATTGCCCGGCAGTGTAAAGCAGGCGAACGCAAGGTCGCGGGGTATGCCACATGTAGGGGCAGGCCTTGTGTCTGCCCGAGTATATAGATGGGCGGAGACAAGCCCCGCCCCTACACAACCTCAGACCCGACTTATTGGACAGCCTCCTTAAATTGAGGCGCTGGTTTGACGAGGCGGACAGACTGTTGCTAGATAAGGGGTATTGTCGTAGCGTTACGTCATACAAAAACCCTTTCGGGGATGGGCACACTGCGTAACGCATTGTGAGCTTTTTTTGGATGTGGACTTAGTGGTCAAGGCGAGAGCTGTGAGGAGATGAAGGAAGAGCGAGCTGCGAGCGATGTTTCGGCGGTCGGTCAGTTCTGCGACCGATTGATATTCGCATTGTTCACGTCGATGCTATGTGTTACGCCTTTTGTGTACCACAAGCACATGGACGCAAGCGTCGCCTTCCGTCAGCCCAAGGAGACCGCATTGCAGGTCCTTGGCATCCTCATCATAGGGACCTGGCTCGTCAAGTTCATCGAGGCGGGCAAGTTCCCCATTTTGCGCCGGCCGTCAGGTGCGGGAGGCTGGTTGGGGGTCCTGAAGCGTTTCCCCGTGGCGGCCCCGATGGCCATGCTAGTGATAGCCTGTTTGCTATCGCTCATAAACGTGGCGAGCTACTTCTACTTCTGGGACACGATGCTCTCGGTCCTCGTGGGCATCTCAACTTGCCTCATTCTTTATGACGTGCTCAAGAACAACTACAGGCGCATTTTGGCCTGCCTCGGACTCATTGCGATAGCGGCCAGCTTCATGGGCGGATATTGCATGCTTCAGTATTACAACCTCGATCCACTCTTCGTGCCAAGAAAAGCGGAGTACGCCGGCAGGACAGTTTCCTCGGGGTTCATCGACAACCCGAACACGGTGTCCGGGTATCTCGTGGCCGCCCTGCCCATCCTGCTCGGCATATTCTTCTTCGCCCGGCGCAAGGAGGTAAGAATCTATGGCTTAGTTGGGGCGGTGGCGCTTTTTGGCGGCCTGTTATCAGCCTGCACCAGGGGAGCCCTCATCGCTGGAGTGTTCGCGGTTGCCATTTTCCTGGGCCTAATGTTCTGGGCAAGCAGATTCTCCCGGGCCGAGAAGCGCATCATCATGATCGGCACTGTTATCATCATCGCGTTCATCGCATCTTACACCGCGATCAACCCCTTCATCTACAACAGAATCGCCAACCTCAAGAGCGTTCTCAGCCTCAGAACTAACACGAGATACGTGGAATGGGCTTCGGGCAAGAGAATGGTCTCCGACCACTTTCTTGTCGGCCTGGGGCTTGGCAACTTCAAGTACTACTACCTCGAGTATCGCGGTGATGCGGCCCGGGAGACCGAGTTCATCGGGCGCTGGGAGAAGGCCAATCAGGCCCACAACGAATACGTGCAGGTGGCCTCGGAGCTCGGCTTTCTCGGCCTATTTGCGATGTTCTGGCTCATCGGCTCGTTCACCTGGTTTGTGGTCCGCGAGCTGATCAAATCCAAGAAACTGATGCGGGAGCTGGACGAGGCGCAGGGCCTCATTGAGCAGCGCCGTGTCGCCCTACTCATCGGTTTCCTGTGTTCCTTTCTGGCGTTAGCGGGGCACTGCGCGTTCATGTTCCCACTGCACATCGTGCCATCGGCCGTGATTGGGATATTCGTCATTGCGATGGCAGTCGCGGTGGCTCGGACGCCGAGGTCCTCGTTCGATGTGAGCGCCTCGTCGGTCAAGGGAGGCCTGTTCAATGAGACTGACTACGGTCCATTCGTGTCCGGAGTGTTCGTTCTGGGCGGCCTGCTCGCCATACCAGTCCTCTGGTCCGAGCCGCCCCGCATCAACATGACCTACGGCGAGGCTCTTCCCTGGGCCATCGGCGCGTGCCTGGTCATCCTGGCGTCGTTCAGACGAAATGGGACGGTCAGTTGGCTTCGGGCCATTCCCGCGGCCGGTGCGATGGTTGTGGCGGAGGCGTTTCTGGCTAAAACGGACAGCGTCCCGGCCCTGACGGCGTTTGCCGTCTTCGCATTGTTTGCCCTGATGGTCTGCGGCTACGTGGGGATAGGTATTGGGAGACTCATTAGGCAGGAGGGGTCGTAGGTGGCCCGAGCAGAGATATTTGTCCCGAGGGAGAGGAAGCGACGGTGAAAAGGCTCGTCCAGGCAGCGGCAATAGTGCTGACGTTATGGCTTTGCCAAACGGCCATGCGTCCATTTCTAACGCAGGTGAATCTCGAGTGGGGCAAGCGCAATATGAATCAGGCCGTCAAAATGGCCGAGGCGGCCAGCAAGCGAAAAAAGCCTCTGACGATGGCTTTGACGGTTCTTCGACGGGCTGAGAAGTTTTTCGTGACAGCCAAGAGGGTAACGCTCGGCGACGGACAGGTTTGGCTATACCTCGCGCACGTTAGCAGCCTACAGGAGAAGCTCGACAAGGACCTGTCCAAAAGCACGCGAAACGGACTGCGCCAGAAGGTCATAGACGTCGTTGACCAGGCCGAGCATTTCTACATGGACAACAACATGCTGCTGCGCAGGGCGTTGGCCCACGCTGGTCTGGGGGACACGACGATGGCGATACAGGGCCTTGAGGAAGCCCTTGTTTACTACAGCACGTGGTCGCAAGCGATCAGGCCGCTCGTGCAGATGTACATGCAAGACCTGATGAGAACAAGCAGGGGCGATCCGAAGCGGATTCTCAGACAGATGGAGCGGCTAGTTGCCCGGTTTCCAAAGGAGCGCGACGCTGTGATCTATTTGGGCAGGGTGTATTTGGACCAGCGCCGACCGCAGGAGGCTCGGGCGTGTTTCAAACAGGCAGAGGCCAGACACTGGGGCGACATCACTCTCGGCAGGCTAGTAGCCCAATCGTATATGCAGGAGGGCAACTATCGAAGGGCGGTCTGGGAGCTGTGCCGTGTCCTGCATATATCCCAAGCCACGGAAAGCAAGGACCTGGTCCCAGTCACTAGAACGATAAACTCGCTGCTCAAACAAGACCCCAAAAACGCCGACGCGCACTTCATCATGGGCAGGGCGCAGCAGAAGAACATGGCCGACTTCAACGCGGCGAGGCGCGAGTATCTCGCAGCATATCAGCTCCAAAAAACTCACTTTGAGACAATCAGGAGGCTGGCTGAGGTGTGCGAGGTGCTTGGAAACAAGCCGGAATCTGCCCAATGGCGGGCTGCTGGGCAGAAAATCCTTGCACACACCAAGAGTATCCAGCTCGTCTCTCCGTCAGGCAAGACAAGGGAGTCGCACTGCCTCGTCGTTGCCGATGCCAATCAGCTCTCACCCCTGCTCGGCAAAATCGTGAATGACAAGGCCTCGACAGCTGGCAAGGCGGTCTTCCTGGGCAAGGCCAGCGGCCGCAGGGTCCCGATTAGGCTGAGATGCCCACCGCTTCCGGCCGGCGACTACGAGCTCAGCGTCAGGATGAGTGCTTTGGACTTGCCCGAGGGTCACAACACCATGCTTGCAAGAATCCGGACCGAAGGCGACAGTATCCGGCGTTCCGGTACGAAGAAGAGCGCGCGGCGGTCGGTATATGCCAGGGATTTCAAACGTGCGAACGAGTATCGGGACTTCACAATAAAATTCTATCATCCGGGGCTCGTCGATTTCGAGATACTAATTGAGTATATGGCTGCCTGCGACCTTTACGTGGACCGGACCGCAGTCGGCATTGTAGAGCATTGATGTCTGAGACTTATTCGCGGAAGGAAAGAAATGAAGATCAAATGGCTTGGCCACTCTGCATTCTCCATTACGGCGAGCGACGGGACAGCGATACTCACTGACCCCTACCGGCCGGGCGCATTCGGCGGCGCGATGAAGTATGCGCCCATTCGCGAGCGCTTCGACGTCGTAACCGTCAGCCACAAGCACGCTGACCACGATGGAGTTGATGGTCTAGCGGGCAACCCAACGGTTGTGGACACGGTTGGGCACTGCGAGGCGCAAGGCGTGCCGATAGATGGGATAGCGACTTTTCATGACAAGAGCGGCGGGTCGCAGCGAGGCAGCAACATAGTCTTCTGTATGAACGTCGATGGCTTGAGGGTCTGCCACCTGGGCGATCTGGGCCATATCCTAGACGATGCGATTTGCGCTGCGCTTGGCGACGTCGATGTGCTTCTGACGCCAGTCGGCGGGACGTTCACGATCGACGCAAACGAGGCGTGGCAGCTGATTGAGAAGATCAGGCCGAGGGTTGTCATCCCGATGCACTTCAAGACCCCCAAGATCGGCTTCGAGCTCGCGTCAATTGACAAGTTCACGGCCGGGAAGCCCGACGTTGTTCAGGCCGGCTCTTCCGAGGTTGAATTAACGCGGGAGACTCTGCCCCCGAAGCTCCAGGTCATCGTCCTCGAACACGCCCTTTGAGCCGAAAAATCAGATTGGATGCCGGGGAGCGAGATGCTGGGAGGGTGTGCAATAGCCCTCTGTCCTCCCCGAAAGGGGATACCATGGGTAGCCGCAGGCGCAGCCTGACGGTTTAGGGAGAACAAGAATCCCCTCCCTCCCCTGCCGTTGCGTTTCACGCACGGCTACCGACGGCAATCCCTTTCAGGGATTCGGACGCGGAGGATCGCTCGCGAATAGTAAATGGGAATAAGCTCGGCTCGCCGATAAACTCTAATTGGCCTGGCTCGGTCAGCGCAGCGGCAAACAGATAACTTCCGGGGCTCTGTGGGACAGTCGTCCGGATGACCTCGGACGGCCCGAAATGAAGCCCGGTCGGCAGCACCACGTTCGAGGCCCAGGGATGTATGCCTATTGTGAGGCCGCTGCTGGTTAGCGAGACTACCGTCCCGTTTGGCAGGACGAACGCCACATAGACGTCAACCGGGAAATCGGCGCCCGGGTTATGCACCTCGATGAAC
This window of the bacterium genome carries:
- a CDS encoding O-antigen ligase family protein — its product is MKEERAASDVSAVGQFCDRLIFALFTSMLCVTPFVYHKHMDASVAFRQPKETALQVLGILIIGTWLVKFIEAGKFPILRRPSGAGGWLGVLKRFPVAAPMAMLVIACLLSLINVASYFYFWDTMLSVLVGISTCLILYDVLKNNYRRILACLGLIAIAASFMGGYCMLQYYNLDPLFVPRKAEYAGRTVSSGFIDNPNTVSGYLVAALPILLGIFFFARRKEVRIYGLVGAVALFGGLLSACTRGALIAGVFAVAIFLGLMFWASRFSRAEKRIIMIGTVIIIAFIASYTAINPFIYNRIANLKSVLSLRTNTRYVEWASGKRMVSDHFLVGLGLGNFKYYYLEYRGDAARETEFIGRWEKANQAHNEYVQVASELGFLGLFAMFWLIGSFTWFVVRELIKSKKLMRELDEAQGLIEQRRVALLIGFLCSFLALAGHCAFMFPLHIVPSAVIGIFVIAMAVAVARTPRSSFDVSASSVKGGLFNETDYGPFVSGVFVLGGLLAIPVLWSEPPRINMTYGEALPWAIGACLVILASFRRNGTVSWLRAIPAAGAMVVAEAFLAKTDSVPALTAFAVFALFALMVCGYVGIGIGRLIRQEGS
- a CDS encoding tetratricopeptide repeat protein, translating into MKRLVQAAAIVLTLWLCQTAMRPFLTQVNLEWGKRNMNQAVKMAEAASKRKKPLTMALTVLRRAEKFFVTAKRVTLGDGQVWLYLAHVSSLQEKLDKDLSKSTRNGLRQKVIDVVDQAEHFYMDNNMLLRRALAHAGLGDTTMAIQGLEEALVYYSTWSQAIRPLVQMYMQDLMRTSRGDPKRILRQMERLVARFPKERDAVIYLGRVYLDQRRPQEARACFKQAEARHWGDITLGRLVAQSYMQEGNYRRAVWELCRVLHISQATESKDLVPVTRTINSLLKQDPKNADAHFIMGRAQQKNMADFNAARREYLAAYQLQKTHFETIRRLAEVCEVLGNKPESAQWRAAGQKILAHTKSIQLVSPSGKTRESHCLVVADANQLSPLLGKIVNDKASTAGKAVFLGKASGRRVPIRLRCPPLPAGDYELSVRMSALDLPEGHNTMLARIRTEGDSIRRSGTKKSARRSVYARDFKRANEYRDFTIKFYHPGLVDFEILIEYMAACDLYVDRTAVGIVEH
- a CDS encoding MBL fold metallo-hydrolase, whose amino-acid sequence is MKIKWLGHSAFSITASDGTAILTDPYRPGAFGGAMKYAPIRERFDVVTVSHKHADHDGVDGLAGNPTVVDTVGHCEAQGVPIDGIATFHDKSGGSQRGSNIVFCMNVDGLRVCHLGDLGHILDDAICAALGDVDVLLTPVGGTFTIDANEAWQLIEKIRPRVVIPMHFKTPKIGFELASIDKFTAGKPDVVQAGSSEVELTRETLPPKLQVIVLEHAL